From the genome of Cololabis saira isolate AMF1-May2022 chromosome 4, fColSai1.1, whole genome shotgun sequence:
tgcaactcctggctcctgctctcctgcgcttgggtcctcaacaaaccacacTCGTGACACACTCGGCCGCTGAACTGATGCTCGATATAAATACTGAATATTTGTACATCAGGTTTCTTCCTTTTCTGATGTATTCGTACCGGCGGGGGTCTTTACACCAGATACGGAGGAAGACCTTCTTAGTCCGtcctgaagagagagagagagagagagagagagtcgtatctcaggtcaTGAACTGCATTTTGGTGACAGCTTCAAAACATtttgaaggttgtttttttatgatCTCCCTCTTTTCTAGAATACTTGAAACACTCAAGATGACTGATCCTCATCTCTTCCTTCCTATTTCAGCTGTCCAACTGAAAACAGAACCGAGGGACGGGCTGCGGCCCGAGCCTCAGCTGGTCCAACCTCCCTCTCCTCGGTTCAGATCTCTGATCACGCTCAGCTGATCGCATCATTCGCGTGTTTGCGTCCTTGTGGCTCGTGCTATTTCCGTCTGCGTTACAGACcgtaatgtattgtttttagttCTCTGTTTGCATCAGCCGGAGAGATTAAGATGATTAATCCTAAAAGAGATAAAATGGCCTCATTTAGAGCCGCTCCGTGCGGATCGATCATCACAATCTCTGGGAGATCAATCAGCAGTAAATCTGATCAATAAACACTCATCTGAACTGCTGCATCGGAATGTCAGGTATCTCCATGTTTTAAACGCAGCTAAACGAGAACGTCTGGGGGGTAAAATCAATGTATCTGGTAATTACAGTTATCACAGAGGCTCGCTGTGGTACGCGGCTCCCTGAATGCACCACCCAGGTGACGCGTTCAGGTTCCTCTGAGGATGATTGGGAAACTCTCAAGAGTCCAGTTTCACATCCGACCATAAAGTTCTGGTGCTGGTAGCGGGTCACACCCTCAACtacggatggatgggtggatggatggatggatggatggatggatggatggatggatggatggatggatggatggatggattggtggatggattggtggatggatggatggatggatggatggatggatggatggatggatggatggatggatggattggtggatggatggatggatggattggtggatggatggatgatggatggatggatggattggtggatggatggatggatggatggatggattggtggatggatggatggatggatggatggatggatggatggatggatggatggatggagggatggatggagggatggattggtggatggatggatggatggatggattggtggatggatggatggatggatggatggatggatggatggatggagggatggatggagggatggattggtggatggatggatggatggatggatggatggattggtggatggatggatggatggatggatggagggatggatggatggatggatggattggtggatggatggatggatggatggagggatggatggatggatggatggatggatggatggatggatggatggattggtggatggatggatggatggatggagggatggatggatggatggattggtggatggatggatggatggatggatggatggatggatggatggattggtggatggatggattggtggatggatggattggtggatggatggatggatggattggtggatggatggatggatggatggatggatgatggatggatggatggatggatggatggatgatgaatgaatgatggatgaatgattgatggatggatggatggatggatggatggatggatggatggatggatggatggatggatggatgaatgatggatggatggatggatggatggatgaatgaatgatggatgaatgatggatggatggatggatggatggatggatggatggatggatgaatgaatgaatgaatgaatgaatgaatgatggatggatggatggatggatggatggatggatggatggatggatggatggatgagtggatggatggatggatggatggatggataatgaatgaatgatggatggatgggtggatggacggatggatggatggacggatggatggatggatgggtgggtggatggatggatggatggatggatggatggatggatggatggatggatggatggatgcgttTTAATTGGAAACTACAATGTTTTCCTCGATGTTTTCCTTCAGTTTTGGTTCCTGAAGCTCACGAGCAGGTCGTACTCACCCTGCCGGCCCAAATCCAAGTTtaataataaagataaataatgaATGACAGGAATCACATAGTTGCTCGGCTCGTTCACCCAGAAGCCCCGGCCTGATCTCGGTGCACATTCAGCCGTCGGCGTCTGATGTTGCTGCGACTGACGCAACAAACACGAAACAATCCCTGGTGCGCACTTCAAAGCTCCCAGCATCCTTTGAGAGGCGGGCGTGTCTGACAGCCGTGAGTGAGAGCGGCTCCATCAACAACACTTTACCTTGTTCTCCTGTTGCTCTTCTCCGGCTTTGCTGGATGTGTTGAGTCTTTTTCACGCAATTACGGTTAGATAAAAGCCGGGTACCTCCACATCAAACCGCCCTGCAACTGTTGCGTGGGATTAGTCACTAAATAAAAGTCTCTGAAAGTTTTTACTCGGGTGCCAGAGATGGAGACTTACCATTCTTAactaaaatcatagaaaaagtactttttatccgatttaaatacatttttcagaTGGAACATGGACTCACAGAAGCTTTCAGTCCTGGTGCTATTGGATCTAAATCCAGCTTTTGATCCATTAGATCACCACATGTTATTAATCTGGAGGGTGGCTCTGGTACTGTTTTCAACCGGTTTTACTCCCATCTCACTCATCGATGATACATGCTCCTCTAAATTTCATAAAGTAAATTATGGGGTTCCCCAAGGATCAATTTTCGGCCCATCACTTTAATCTATATGCTTGGGGACGTCTGCAGGAGATATGATGTTGGTTTTCATGctacgctgatgatacacaACTGAACACACGTAGAAGCAGTTAACGTTCTTTTAAACTGGATTGGAGAGGTGAAGTCATGGATGCCAGATCGTTTCTCGCACCttaaccaggaccaaactgaaGTCTTAATTATCATTCCTGAAAACGAGAGAAAGATCCTTTTACTTTTATCAGTTTGTGAGAAATCTGGGTGtgtttttgactctgagctggaTTTTGTTCCACATATTAGAAATGGATTGTATCACCCTAAAAGCATCGCCAGACTCCGTCCATTTCTCTCTCCAGCCGGCATGGAAGTGTTGATGAAAGCTTTTATTCATAATAGACCATCGTGACACTCGGGGAAAAGCGGGGCCAcgttacacctgttttaaaaccgctgcattggctccccgtgtgTTACAGGATGgacttttattagtttataaatgtcttaatggtcttggggcTTATTATTAATCTTATCtgctgatgtgtgtgtgtgagtatcaGTGTGAGGATGTGCGTGAAGATTAgctgatgtgtgtttttaaccatgaggGTGTCAGTTTCTACGTGTTGGTGTGGATTttataatgtaaagcactttgcactACAGTCGTATGAAAAGTGCTGTCAGATTAATCAAAGTCTGAATTAAGTTTGTTCTtatgagaatcagaatcaagtcaagtcagagagctgactgtgtttgtgacatgctttgacacacgcaggaggttaaaactgcttACTTCCTCGTTGGTCAATTAACCATTGTCTTTAGACACATCAGTTTCAAGACCCCCATCACATGCTCTAAACAGATAACAGGGCAGCCACTTCCTTGGAGATACTCAGGGGGGTCGACTGACAGccgtctcattgtctttaagggttagttgaccatctcatgacaacaaaacccccttgaccatttcttaaaaggatgtctgttgctctgcacaccagagataactgaaaagtcataagtgacttttcaaccacatcatctgataccatgtttgttctccatctgtttcctgtttctgtcCATTGTCCATTCAACTATTTACTATTGGGTGTCTTTTACCCCCAACGTCTGTTATCTATACATTGTTTACCAAATATGGTTTTTCCTGTCATCCTTGCTGAATAAAAAGGGCTCGACTGCAGGGAGAATGCGGAAGAAGGCCTGACGAGCTCTAAAgaggagggccgtgttgcccTAAAAGCTCCTCAAGACTTCTCTCCAAGCTTCTGCAGAAGCGCcttgaaaatcattccacaggtctctggtgtctttttctaagttatttatgttgtgatgatttaggaacctaacaagtgctgtataaataaagtttgatttgatttgaataaaTTAGTtgtttgataataataatgtatttttcttgCCACATACTGCCGTTGCAGACAAGAGCGCCCCCAAGGGGCGATGACACAATAGTGTCACTTTGAGTGAGGTTGCAAATTGTGAGACATGATCAGAGTTAAGATAAGTTGAAAAGTCGAGGCAGAGTAGCGTAAAAGCCCCAGAATGCTTTGCAGCGACCAGGAGCTGAGCTGCAGAATCTGAACATGTTTTCTTCTCTCAACAGATCTCATCGTCCTCATCAGAACCGGATAGAAGCTCCCCGTCTGTCCCGAGAGGAAGTCTGTTGATAGGGCTGGTCGGGGCAATAACATTACACCTCCTAACGGCGCGCCGAGGCCCGGATCAGCAGCAGAAGACCCTCATCTCCTCATTACTgcctcctgcagcagcaccagccctCAGATATAACCCCGGCCAACCCCTGTCAGGGGTTTGAGTGCTAGTGGCTCTGTGAGATCCGGTTCAGTCATGTGACGGGTTCCCGCTCTCGTATTGTACCACAGCTGAAGGGAAAGGCCCGATCATCCCGTCTCACACGACCTTCGGGGTCTGGAACCACCACATCTGAGAAAAAACCTGTATTTGTGAATTCACGACCCCCCAACGTGCTCCGTCACGTGACATGGAAAACCTTGTAAGGAGTGTAGTTCCCGACCCGTGAGGAGAAGAGTGATCCAACACCGCCCACCGGGCCGGTCTATGCTCCACGCGAGCATAAACCTGGCGTGTGTCGTGTCCGGGACGCAGCCCTGCAATAAGGGAAAAATGAAAGAATAGGATTAAAGATGGATTATCACTGAAAGCTCAGCAAAGCAGCTGCCTCTGCGTAAACCCATTGGACTCTCTTCAGACAGAGAGGCGCGCCGCCAGCCGATCAGCAGATTACACTCGCTTGTTGATGTAGTGGCCTCTTGTGCGTCTGGTATTAAAAGAGGGAGATGCAGAGTCTGGACGAGCAGGAGCACCCCCTCCTGGGGGAGAGCGTCACCCACGGCAGGGCTCCCGGGCCGGGCCAGGACCCCAATGCGGTGTTCAAGGGTCTCCTGGTGCGGTGCGAGGAGGACCGGGCCTACCCGCCCTTGGCCTGGAGGAGCTACTGCGGACACGCCCCCCccgagctgcagcagcaccaggtcCTGGACCCGTGTTCGTTACCGCGTACGCTGGAGTCCTATTACCCAGCAGCCCCCGTCTGGGCCAACGGCGACTCCCTGCTCAGCAAGGACTACCTGGAGACCACCTTCGTGGACATCCGGCCCGGGTCCAGCCTGGAGAGGAAGCTGCTGGCCGAGGCGCAGGACTACCACAGCGGGTCCTACAGCGTGGACGACGAGGAAGACCTGCTCCCCGACTCCGACGTAAGTCTCACTCTCACATAACGCTTTTCctccaaaccggttccagggctagTTCTGTTCCCACTCAGCAATGCTCAGCActctctgtttccactgacaaagaactggctccgggtcagaagaaccggttccaaggtagcaccaactctttactggtttagaccaggggttggcaacccaaaatgttgaaagagccatattggaccaaaaacacaaaaaacaaatatgtctggagccgcaaaaaatgaaaagtcttgtatacgccttagaatgaaggcgaaaggcgaaatgttgagaaaaaagttgaaatgttgagaaaaaagtcgaaatgtcgagaaaaaagtcgaaatgtcgagataaaagtcgacatgttgagaaataagtcgaaatgtcgagattaatgttgaaacacaatcgcgaaaaaaaaagtcgaaatctcgagaaaaaagtcaaaatgtcaagaaaaaagtcgaaatgttgagaaaaaagtcgaaatgttgagaaaaaagtcaaaatgttgagaaaaaagtcgaaatgtcgagaaaaaagtcgaaatgttgagaaaaaagtcaaaatgttgagaaaaaagtcgaaatgtcgagaaaaaagtcgaaatgtcgagataaaagtcgaaatgtcgagaaaaaagtcgacatgttgagaaataagtcgaaatgtcgagattaatgttgaaacacaatcgcgaaaaaaaaagtcgaaatctcgagaaaagtcgaaatcttgagaaaaaagtcaaaatgtcaagaaaaaagtcgaaatgttgagaaaaaagtcaaaatgttgagaaaaaagtcgaaatgtcgagaaaaaagtcgaaatgttgagaaaaaagtcaaaatgttgagaaaaaagtcgaaatgtcgagaaaaaagtcgaaatgtcgagaaaaaagtcgaaatgttgagaaaaaagtcgaaatgtcgagaaaaaagtcgaaatgtcgagattaaaaaggagaggaaaaaggaagaaaaaaggaaaaaaagaagaaaaaggacaaaaaaagaaaaaagaagaaaagagaaaaaagaaaaaaaaggggaaaaatagaagaaaaaaagggaaaaaaggtcaaacatttttgaaaaatctccagggagccactagggcggcgctaaaaagccgcgggttgccgacccctgctctagaggaaagaaccgcttacgtaagtggagggggaggagttattaagaccaatggcaatagcaagactgggaaacggagacattttcaaataagaatgaatctggaagcagcaaagcatcatgggtctgaggaagAGACCACTTTTCTTTCAGCGGCTTCAAACGCTATCAGTCCACTGAATAGGAACGtatcatgtgtaatcagagccttgaatggtgtgagtagatgggatactgtctacccgctagatttttgtcattattctttGGGTTGATAATGGCTTTCTCTATGTATTTTAACCCAGCTACTGCTATTGAAAACGAAACTTAGGCTCAGTAGATGTTTTGTCACCATTCTACGCTCAACTACA
Proteins encoded in this window:
- the tmem91 gene encoding synapse differentiation-inducing gene protein 1, producing the protein MQSLDEQEHPLLGESVTHGRAPGPGQDPNAVFKGLLVRCEEDRAYPPLAWRSYCGHAPPELQQHQVLDPCSLPRTLESYYPAAPVWANGDSLLSKDYLETTFVDIRPGSSLERKLLAEAQDYHSGSYSVDDEEDLLPDSDDSSFEDLSDSDSDSNFPLMIPQDYLGLAFFSMLCCFWPLGIAAFYLSQKTNKASAQGDLQGANAASRQALWLSVLSIVFGVITYICAIAALISYLSGKPP